The Haloferax sp. Atlit-12N genome window below encodes:
- a CDS encoding DUF21 domain-containing protein, translated as MNTYSILGPSLVAVVILLLLSAFFSSSESAIFSLPDDMQPATEDSTKDSRTLQQLRANPHRLLVTLLVGNNLVNIAITSIVTLLVARFVPPGYTVVIATLCVSVLVLVFGEIVPKSYGLGHAESWSLRVARPISYVERVLRPLVVLFDIVTRWLTSLIGGDQHIEKPYLDED; from the coding sequence ATGAATACATACTCGATTTTGGGGCCGTCACTCGTCGCAGTCGTGATTTTGTTGTTGCTGAGTGCGTTCTTTTCCAGCAGCGAGTCAGCGATCTTTTCGCTCCCGGATGACATGCAGCCCGCGACCGAAGACAGTACGAAAGACAGCCGCACACTCCAGCAACTCCGCGCGAACCCGCATCGACTCCTCGTCACACTGTTGGTCGGCAACAATCTCGTCAACATCGCCATCACCAGCATCGTCACACTGCTGGTTGCACGGTTCGTTCCCCCCGGATACACCGTCGTGATTGCAACACTCTGTGTGAGCGTGCTCGTCCTCGTGTTCGGGGAAATCGTGCCGAAATCCTACGGCCTCGGTCACGCGGAATCCTGGAGTCTCCGTGTCGCCCGCCCAATCTCGTACGTCGAACGTGTACTGAGGCCACTCGTCGTGTTGTTCGACATCGTCACGCGATGGCTGACGTCACTTATCGGCGGCGACCAACACATCGAAAAACCATATCTCGACGAGGACTGA